A part of Paenarthrobacter sp. A20 genomic DNA contains:
- a CDS encoding RDD family protein — MNNEAELCPACRHAVRPGAAFCTQCGSPLNNRGARKEGNINHARKAALEFATRQGLPNPGSISVVSAPASPTLPVHPGMTTTPDGMPGPGGGTTMTTKLDLVPASAGKRLGAAVLDWLGPIAVLATTFAIGIAGITQTRRNGFIVYDTGLLVLLGSIGLGVTVVYTFVLLALEAKSGNTIGNQLMGIRSSDADGYAPGAGAVFVRGIITGGVLLLGGIASVILSALGLIDLVLFIGLPLMFLGVVWAILVVVSSAWDKNGKLCGWQDKAAKSLVFDVNAGRNPVATGGIQGPYSFAPMDLPPVQAVASPVPSGASPVATSSGAGQAVPAQAVPVVATPQPSHDPNQWRPPAAPRPTPVAPQQAPVTQQPMTQQPVTQQPAARAQQPGGMIQPPAAVIPSAATGAPAHPDDDVERTQMRPGTTRAQAVLRIRIDDGQDVQLGGSVLLGRNPAPQPGEVVEQLLPVSDPGRSISKTHLHLRVDGDGVWVTDRNSTNGSAVTTPDGLQTRLHPGQAVLVRPGSTVHFGDRSFHLGQA; from the coding sequence ATGAACAATGAGGCCGAACTTTGCCCGGCCTGCAGGCATGCGGTCCGTCCGGGGGCAGCGTTCTGCACCCAATGTGGATCCCCGCTTAACAACCGCGGAGCCCGCAAGGAAGGGAACATCAACCACGCCCGGAAGGCTGCCTTGGAGTTCGCCACCCGGCAGGGCCTGCCCAATCCCGGTAGTATCTCGGTAGTGTCGGCGCCGGCGTCGCCCACGCTGCCGGTACATCCGGGAATGACCACAACGCCGGACGGAATGCCGGGGCCAGGGGGAGGGACCACTATGACTACCAAGCTCGACTTGGTGCCCGCGTCTGCCGGGAAGCGCCTTGGCGCCGCCGTGCTGGACTGGCTGGGCCCCATCGCGGTCCTGGCCACCACCTTCGCAATCGGAATCGCGGGCATCACCCAAACCCGCAGGAACGGCTTCATTGTCTATGACACGGGCCTCCTGGTCCTCCTGGGCAGCATTGGCCTGGGTGTGACGGTGGTGTACACCTTCGTGCTGCTTGCGCTCGAGGCCAAGTCCGGCAACACCATTGGCAACCAGCTCATGGGCATCCGGAGTTCGGACGCTGACGGATATGCTCCCGGCGCCGGTGCCGTTTTTGTCCGTGGCATCATCACTGGCGGGGTCCTGCTCCTCGGCGGGATTGCCTCGGTCATTCTTTCTGCCCTCGGCTTGATTGACCTGGTCCTGTTTATTGGCCTGCCGCTGATGTTCCTCGGCGTCGTCTGGGCCATCCTCGTGGTGGTCTCCAGCGCCTGGGACAAGAACGGCAAGTTGTGCGGCTGGCAGGACAAGGCCGCGAAGTCCTTGGTGTTCGATGTCAACGCTGGACGCAATCCTGTTGCCACCGGCGGCATCCAAGGTCCTTACAGTTTCGCCCCCATGGACCTTCCGCCGGTGCAGGCGGTAGCGTCTCCGGTTCCTTCCGGGGCTTCGCCCGTTGCCACTTCTTCCGGCGCCGGGCAGGCTGTGCCTGCCCAAGCTGTTCCTGTGGTTGCCACGCCGCAGCCCTCGCACGATCCCAACCAGTGGCGCCCACCGGCAGCACCCCGGCCGACGCCCGTTGCACCACAGCAGGCCCCCGTGACCCAGCAGCCTATGACACAGCAGCCTGTGACACAGCAGCCTGCGGCCAGGGCCCAGCAGCCCGGGGGCATGATCCAGCCGCCTGCCGCTGTGATTCCGTCGGCGGCCACCGGGGCTCCGGCCCATCCCGACGACGACGTGGAGCGCACCCAAATGCGTCCGGGAACCACGCGCGCGCAGGCCGTTCTCCGCATCCGGATTGATGACGGGCAGGATGTCCAGCTCGGCGGGTCTGTCCTTCTCGGACGGAACCCGGCACCGCAGCCCGGCGAAGTCGTGGAGCAACTGTTGCCCGTCTCCGACCCCGGCCGGTCCATCTCCAAGACCCACCTGCACCTGCGGGTTGACGGCGACGGCGTCTGGGTCACCGACCGCAACTCCACCAACGGCAGTGCCGTCACCACGCCCGATGGACTTCAGACACGGCTCCACCCAGGCCAGGCAGTCCTGGTCCGTCCCGGTTCCACCGTTCATTTTGGGGACCGTTCCTTCCACCTAGGACAAGCATGA
- a CDS encoding PP2C family serine/threonine-protein phosphatase, with translation MNSQPATPANAEAGAAVGASSFGLSYGYGTDRGLRRELNEDSFIAADPVFAVADGMGGHEAGEIASGMCVRTLGSAPELAAGVRTASAADLQSCLLKADAAIRKATGARAGTTLSGVVVVEQMGLPYWLVMNIGDSRTYRLSQGEFTQVSVDHSEVQELVDSGDITPEQAAVHPRRHVVTRALGTGDETEADFWLLPIQEGDRMMVCSDGLNGELGDDHMFRILSTVAHPQDAVDALIQAALRSGGRDNVTVIVVDAKNVLNDAGIATTAPRPEAETEVEEDTLPRAWVDGTDALGADHPKGQEEGIDGKQ, from the coding sequence ATGAATTCACAGCCGGCTACCCCTGCCAATGCCGAAGCAGGTGCCGCCGTTGGCGCGTCATCCTTTGGCCTGAGCTACGGGTACGGGACGGACCGCGGCCTGCGCCGGGAGCTGAACGAGGATTCCTTCATCGCCGCGGACCCTGTCTTTGCGGTAGCCGACGGCATGGGCGGGCACGAGGCCGGCGAAATTGCCAGCGGTATGTGTGTCCGGACTTTGGGCAGTGCCCCGGAGCTCGCTGCGGGTGTACGAACTGCTTCCGCGGCGGACCTGCAGTCATGCCTGTTGAAGGCTGACGCCGCCATCCGAAAGGCCACGGGAGCCCGTGCGGGAACTACGTTGTCCGGCGTGGTGGTGGTGGAGCAGATGGGCCTGCCCTACTGGCTGGTGATGAACATCGGCGATTCACGAACCTACCGCCTCAGCCAAGGCGAGTTCACCCAGGTCAGCGTGGACCACTCGGAGGTGCAGGAGTTGGTGGATTCCGGCGACATCACCCCGGAACAGGCCGCCGTTCATCCCCGCCGCCATGTGGTCACCCGCGCTTTGGGCACGGGCGACGAAACCGAAGCGGATTTCTGGTTGCTTCCCATTCAGGAAGGCGACCGGATGATGGTGTGCTCGGATGGCCTCAACGGCGAGCTGGGGGATGACCACATGTTCCGCATCCTCAGCACAGTGGCCCATCCGCAAGACGCAGTTGACGCACTGATCCAGGCCGCCCTGAGGAGCGGCGGCCGGGATAACGTCACCGTGATTGTGGTTGATGCCAAAAACGTCCTGAACGACGCCGGCATCGCTACCACCGCGCCCCGCCCGGAGGCGGAGACCGAAGTTGAGGAAGACACGCTGCCGCGGGCCTGGGTTGACGGCACCGATGCCCTTGGCGCAGACCACCCCAAAGGTCAGGAGGAAGGCATAGATGGCAAGCAATAA